In a genomic window of Octopus sinensis linkage group LG16, ASM634580v1, whole genome shotgun sequence:
- the LOC118766625 gene encoding acetylcholine receptor subunit beta-type acr-2-like — MGLHTLYDLDFVNNLLKARYFFTNHWYDERLVWNPLEHNNITSLYMPKNKVWMPAIIMCNSMKESDDEDKFPEVKIYYNGVVEKWSLTLLHSHCQVNAYAYPFDEHICEIGMCIALHALQHTQIKKLTFYHINHTQNHKWNVNIRGEREVLELSFSYAVASIHLQRKLTIGIIAMLIPTIMMTLLTVFVFLLPPESGEKVSLATTVFLSNVLYLIQFENKTPANSKYPSLLMLYLMLLSLMSGITTLGSVVVSKLYVIQSSNEPKLSSPCKKKNKFCSNQIADVSRISIAKSEEISRNTNRKYNFNYIRLDTIFLKVSIIISIIISIIFISLSFVPQENQEE; from the coding sequence ATGGGTCTTCACACACTCTATGATTTGGATTTCGTAAATAACTTACTAAAGGCTAGATACTTCTTTACGAACCATTGGTACGATGAACGTCTGGTCTGGAATCCATTGGAACACAACAACATTACGAGTTTATACATGCCAAAAAATAAGGTGTGGATGCCAGCCATCATAATGTGCAATTCCATGAAAGAATCAGATGATGAAGACAAGTTTCCTGAAGTGAAGATTTATTATAATGGGGTGGTGGAAAAGTGGTCGCTAACTTTATTACATAGTCATTGCCAGGTAAATGCTTACGCCTACCCATTCGATGAACATATATGCGAAATTGGCATGTGTATCGCTTTGCATGCACTTCAgcatacacaaataaaaaaactcaCTTTCTATCATATAAATCATACACAAAACCATAAATGGAATGTTAATATAAGAGGTGAGAGGGAAGTCTTGGAACTCTCTTTCAGTTACGCTGTTGCATCGATACACTTACAGCGTAAGCTTACTATTGGTATCATAGCTATGCTGATtccaacaataatgatgacgctTTTGACGGTGTTTGTTTTCCTCCTGCCTCCTGAATCAGGCGAGAAAGTTTCTCTGGCTACGACGGTATTTCTCTCAAACGTCTTATACCTTATTCAGTTTGAGAATAAAACTCCAGCAAATTCAAAATACCCCTCACTTCTTAtgttgtatttaatgttgttatcATTGATGAGTGGGATTACCACTCTTGGTTCGGTGGTTGTCAGCAAGTTGTATGTAATTCAGTCGTCTAATGAGCCAAAATTAAGTTcgccatgtaaaaagaaaaataaattttgtagtAATCAAATAGCGGATGTTTCCAGGATTTCTATCGCAAAATCGGAGGAAATATCAAGAAATACAAACCGAAAGTATAATTTCAACTACATACGACTTGACACTATATTTCTAAAAGTCAGTATTATAATATCGATAATAATTTCGATCATATTCATATCTTTGTCGTTTGTACCACAGGAAAATCAGGAAGAATAA